The following DNA comes from Nicotiana sylvestris chromosome 10, ASM39365v2, whole genome shotgun sequence.
gactctgtattacagtccgcgaaccagaaatccggataaggaattctgttaacccgggagaaggtgttaggcattcccgagttccgtggttctagcacggtcgctcaactgttatatttggcttgattatctgattttatacaaatatggactcatgtgcaagttttatctttttaccgctttcattattatattttttaaagaatgtgaacatcgtttattaaaaacatgtctttggattgggtcacataaaatgcatccacgatccggaacgtatttttattcaatgttttgggatttggatttgggtcgcataaatgcatacccgtgtttaagaatgtattattattatatcgcgcctaaagcaattagcgatttattactttggggtagggccgtgaaatttgctaaaacgactcctccttaattctaagcaattaaatgtacatttattgagggccccgcaatctatacattttattaagcgaggctcatctcatttattttcctaaatggataaatcttaaagcgactacattttgctatttaaaattagtctctaaaatgaataaagaaaatcctaattaattacgttttttttattattattatttaagaaaacatgacacgctaattgcttgattcatacaaatattgatgaaaaagggattttattcttaatttcgaaaattataaattaaataaaaattcaacaactaatattcaaaataaacaaatatagctagattaaaacttagcattgttatttttttaaaaaaatattattgagattaattattcacaatcatttgaaactaaatttaaccataattactaaagcttattagaaagtttattagacttaaacgttcttctaatcttgcttaagctcaagtcatgccttaatgcctaatttacgatgtttaatttaaattcgtgtcttagctaaatttagctacttgttcatgatcaacctataatcttgaagccttcataactagtgaattaacctattttgccgaactgatttattacagactaacttatgatattattttcttattccagttattatttagtaattcatgaaatagcttaaatacaatcaacaaaaggaacaaagaaataaaaacgaaattaaaacttcaaattttcattcttcatatgtattcacgcttcatatttcggattacaataaacagcttttcagttgtgtacctgatattggaagcaaaagaaaatgaatatgagaatcagcaacagcagtaaaatcagtacaacacagcaacaatagcccagcaacagtaacaacccagtaacagaccggtggagtagtaatccaaaaaaaaaaaaagcttccagcttttatgaaacaacaattaattctgatttcaaacaacaaaagaaaacagaatattttttttagtttttttttatatttaaaagcttaaatatttttcggaattttctatctcttaaatgttcagcccttttctctctcttattttcagatttgtttctctctctcgtttttttttctgtctgtctATTTCTCCTCTCCTCCctttttattctgatttcaagacttcttataacccatcccataaatcttttaatcaattaaaatcaacccattttctctaccaaacccattatcttcccactcatccccattatattaaataaacatatcacaccaccccatttcattttgtcccccatgcttcatttaaaataatgcaagattcccctttaaattaaatcttgtcccccctttatattaaataatcatatcacaacccaccccatttcattttgtcccccatgcttcaaataaacaattacaaaatgtacaattcctaaactaccccttccgaccttactgaaattaccaaactacccctgaacgtattacaaatttaccaaactacccatcagctataacacatcaattaatcaaacttaaccaaaatatagacaatatgatcaatttctaacaatgttcaaacaacaatatgaacacagatgaacatcataacaacaatatcacatgaacatgattttaacaacatttcaacaacaaatcacatgaacacaaattgaacaaccaagaacaactaaaatttgattgaacaatattttagcaacaaacaatcctattttcggattcaacaacaacaacaaacaaagtatgaagatttctaaattcaatcatattgaacttaaaatcaactctaacaacattacaacaaacaattcttatattaaactttaaacaagattatgagaacaattcaagcaataattataaatggtaaacaagaaatcaaactatacaaaattcggattcaagatcatccaaacaaagtatgaacatgaatgaatctattttaagacaacaaacatgacggattaaacgattaaaacaatatattcctttaatacaactaaattctttaaacaaataacaagatcgacgaagaaacaattatgaacttaaacttgaacttaacaatattaacaatttctaacaatacataaacacatgaaacaaattgaagaaatagttaattaaatttcaatttgaatctaacaaacatcaaactaacaaatacttacttaaacaataatacaaacatgaaataaacatgaaaacaactaattaaacttctattttgaaatctaaaaaattaatttaacaatcaacatgaacaaaaccaaaaaatcaaatatctaaccatagacatgaataaaacaaacattcgccgattttagattcgaaaaatatcaaaacaaaatacggacaaaataaaaattcaaaaactactaaccggatcgaaacgaaatatgtacggactattTCGACGAGCCTCGACCTATGtagggactgttttgacgaccccaaccaaaactcgatgTACCGGGCCTCGACTCAACCAAAGACCCTTGAactttgacgaagaagatgaagcaacagtaGAAGCATcacgtgaagcagaagcagctgaTCGTGGCAAAGGTTGAAGCATCAGCAACAACATCCATGTGCGCGGCGAGCAGAAACAGAAGCGTCGGGTCGTTTGGACGCGCAGATGAACGTGAAGATGCAGCAACTGGGTTTCTTTGTTGCTGCTGTTCAACGCGAAGACGCAGCAACTAGGCTCGAACTGGACGACGTTTTTGGTTTGGGAGCTGTTGTTCGACGTCCTGGCTGGATCGTAGTAGAAGGGTGAGTCGAAGGTGTTCGAGAAATGATGGTCGAGCTGGGCTGCTGAAGAAGACGACATTGCGACTTGGTCGGGTAAACGTGAGGCTGATCCAATGGTTTCTTGGTTgcgagaagatgaagcagaaaggTCGTTTGGGTCGTAGCAGTAACAAAAAGCAGCTCGTGATGCTAGGGTCGACGCAGCAGCGCtgctgctcgtcaatggcggacatGGAGGGGCGCTGTTGGTTTGACGAAGATGAAggagaagaagcagcagccatggacgggctgctgcgtgtgtgcgtgtgtgttttGTTGATGGGGAGGAAGAAGGGCTGCCATGGATATGTGTTTGGAGTTAgttatggagaagaagaagatggaaggGGGGCGGgtaggttttcttttgttttagggttttttgtttgtgttttgtgtctttgaaatgcaagataggggtattgggtcttttgggttatggactgggtcgacccagttcgaaatggactgggtcgtagggaagattgggccattttttgggccgtagggaagattgggccattttttgggcctgtggcttgaaattgaagaagaggcctaattccgactttctttatattttcgctctcttttcttcttttattttttctaaaactaaattataaaaatacttaaactattattaagaactaaattaagttataaaagcgtaaattaactcccaataacaattaacacacaattaagtattaattaagcataaaattgtatatttggacattaaatgctaaaaatgcaagcgatgcctatttttgtaatttttaatttttgtaaaacaaatttaattactaacaattgtagaattaaatcctacatgcaaaatgcgacatatttttgtatttttttattaatttagcaaataaacacgcacagacaaatacaaataattattcaaaatatcacaaaattgcacaccaaagaaaaatcattttatttttgaattttttgggagtaattctcatatagggcaaaaatcacgtgcttacagggtgCTCACCACTAAAGCAACCCACtcttgtcaaaaataaaagatatCCTTATACCctttaaataaaaaatcaaattttacccactaaataaaaaaatcaaagatATCTTTATACCctttaaattattaaaatctCAACTATCAGCGCTAGtcacaaattattttttttttcctttttgtgttAAGTTATTTACTTTTCAACATTAAGATACtcaatttttatataaaaaaattaaaattagtaCCAAGGGAAAGTGGGCCCCCCAAAATTTTGGGGACCTAAGCCATTGCTTGTGCTGCCTTACCCTTGAGCCGCCTATGATTGTTATACCAGTCTTTCTAGCTAAAAATATCTGGACCACAGGGGTCTACTGTACGCAGTCTTACGCTGTATATCATTGTAATATTAATCATTGTATTTCATTGCAGGAGAAAGTTTTCTGGAACATCAAATTTTAAATTTGGTGgaatattgaaagaaaaagatTAAACTTTAAACTTATTAGCGTGAAACTTTTATGTTAATTCCTCtgtttttcagattttaaatgTTGAAGATTGTAGCTCTTCAACTTCACAGATAATATAATTATACACTCACTACATTGCAATATCAATTAGTAGTTGATAGGCTCTAGTGTCCTCACGAATTGGGATTTGGGAGGGAATGGTATGGGTTTATTCCTCATATTCAACAGCAACATACACAAtgtaattccacaagtggggtctggggaggttaGTGTgcacgtagaccttacccctaccttgtgtaggtagagagactgttttcgatagaccctcttGATTATATTTTCTTTATTGGTGTCATGTAGACATATAAGACTTTATATGTGTCATTAGTTTAATTTAtattcttgtttccttcctattATGGAGGCTGACAGAGCTATCATTAATTCTGATATATGTAGATTATATTTCCAACAATCATAAAGAGGCCAAGCTAATTGATAATGGAATTTGAAGAACTAGTGGGATTTCGTGAAGATGCAGATGCTATGATTCGCCAATTGACGAGCGGGACTAGATTCCTGGACGTTATCTCGATTGTTGGAATGGCGGGACAAGGAAAAACAGCTTTGGCTAAAAAGGTATACAATGAACATTCTATTTTTAATCACTTTGATGTTCGAGCATGGTGCTCCGTTTCAAAAGTGTATAATCGGAGAAAGTTGTTGCTTGatattctaaaacaaattaaggGTGATAAGTGTGATATTGTAGATGATGACGATAACATAGCTGACATGTTTCACAAGAGTCTAATGGGAATTCGATATCTCATCGTATTGGATGACATATGGGAAGTCAAGGCATGGGATGAGTTGCTATTATGTTTCCCTTCTGGAGTCAATGGAAGTAGAATAATGGTAACAACTCGAGATCTACATGTGGCTACGTATATTCAGCGCCATAGTGATCCTTATCTCCTGCCATTTCTGGAAGACGAAGAGAGTTGGGAATTATTGCAGAAGAAAGTATTTCAAGAAGAAGAGAGATGTCCTTTGGAGCTACTCAGTGTAGGACCACTAGTTGCTAAAGAATGTAAAGGAATGCCTTCTCTGATCATCATGATTGCTGGAATTCTCTCTAGAAAGAAAGAGGACCCGTCTTTCTGGCTTGAGGTTGCATATGATATAAGTTCTCATGCTTCAGTGGAGGAGAGCATGAAGATGATACAATCAAGTTATGACCAAttagaggaccatttgaagccTTGCCTTCTATACATGGGATTGTTTCCTAAAGGTTATGAAATTCCAGTGTCTGATCTGCTGAAGTGGTGGATAGCTGAGGAGTTTGTAGAGAACGTTGACACATTGGAACTAGAAGAAACATCAAAGAGTTGCTTGTACGATCTTGTTAGCAGAAACCTAGTAATTGTTTCTAAAAGAAGAGCTAATGAGGAAATGAAGTGCTGCATAGTTCTTGATCAAGTGCGTGAGTTCTGCTtgagaaaaattaaagaagaaaagttcATGCAGTCAATAGTGCCGTATAATCCATGTCGACATGTAGATTCGGATGAACAAAGGTTATGCATGTATATACATGACACTATGAAAACTGATTACAAGGAAAGGGAATCTTTTGAACAACGTCAAAAGCCACTGGAGTTCATTGCTCATCCGAAATTCGGTATATCAGGCCGTAAGAATCTGTTCCCTCTGCTGAATAACTTAAGACTTATTCGGGTGTTGCATTTATTGGATATCTACTTGGAAAATTCTTGGACTACTGCTTTTCAATCACTGACTCAGTTGAGGTTCCTCACAATTTTTGTCAAAGCATTTGATTTCAAGTGGGTGTCACACCTGCTCCAGCTACAGACCTTGCGTGTTCGTTCATCTTATATAATGATATCACCTTCTATTTGGAAAATGGAAAAGCTGAGGCATGTGGATATAAGCGAATTTTCTATTACAATGGAAGAGAATGAGCGAGTGAATTTTGAAGAATCTTCAGATATTGTGTTACATAACATGAAGACTCTTGGCATGTGCTATATGTCCATAGCTGACATGACTCCGAGATTCTGGGGGAAGTTTCCAAATCTGGAAGAACTCAGGCTCAACATTGATGAGCTTGGAGATGTTCCTAATAATTCAGGCTCCACATTGATGCGTTCTGATATGTTCCCCTCAAGTCTTAAGGTTTTGTGTCTTAGTGACATTTTCTTAACGGAAGAAATAGTTTCAAAGATTGCAAGACTTCAACAGCTTGAGACTCTTAAATTATCCGAGATATACTTTACGGGGGAAAAGCACTGGGACCTCAGTGATAACGTGTTCGAGAGACTCAAAGTTTTGAAACTACATCATGTGTTTATGACCCAGTGGTGTTTTCCAGAGAAATCATTTCCCGTACTCGAAAAACTAGTTATAAAGAGTTGTTCTAAGCTTGAAGAACTCCCGCTTAGCTTAGCGTATTTATGTCCAGAACTGGAATTGATTAAAGTGGTAGACTGTAGCGACTCAGTTGGAAATTCAGCATTGAAGATTAAAAAAGAAGTAGAAGAACTCTGGGGAGTTGCTGAAAGGGTCAAAGTTTATCTCTCAAAGAAAGACCAACTCTTTCCAATGCTTTTGCACCTCTCTGTTGCTTCTAATATGAAAGACAATTAGTCTGGATGATTTCAATTTTGTGACTTGCAACTGTATCTGATATGAAATGCTGCTAATACTATCTGTGTACTTTtgatccttctatttgaaaatTTTCATAAATTTTAACAAATTATTAATTAGTAAATCATTCAATTACTCACATACTATGTTAAATATATATTGTTATTCCATTGTTAAGGgcaatataattttaaaaataatcttAATGTAACATATTTCCTATGTTAGGGACAAAACACACATTAAATTAATTCAagttcgttgttgttgttgttgttgttgttttgagtTATATGTAGTAGTCCTTTCACTTGAAATAAagaatttgaagttgaaaaaattAATTTGAAGAGAATTTCAAGTGACATAGCGGTTTCTTaagaaatttaattttttttttcaaagtataatttatgtccaaacacaataATTTAGGTGACGTTTAAATACTCTTTTCCAACTTCAGCTTTAAAtactcattttttttatttcactAAAATATTGTCTAAAACGACCCTACTTTGTATATGCCGACTATTAAAGTGAGACTTCTCTATAATAATCATCTTCTATAATAGTACTTTACTATAACGACCAAGTTTTCTTTAGAACTAATTTTTCATGTTATATTATAACATATGTTTTCAAAAACAGCACTTCACTATAGTAACAAAAAAATGTCGAAACAAATAAAACTGTTGTAGAGACATCTGACAGTACATTACCCAAACGGCCATTCTGTGTTGGGGAAGTTTACATTTTAG
Coding sequences within:
- the LOC104210707 gene encoding putative late blight resistance protein homolog R1B-16 isoform X1, producing MEFEELVGFREDADAMIRQLTSGTRFLDVISIVGMAGQGKTALAKKVYNEHSIFNHFDVRAWCSVSKVYNRRKLLLDILKQIKGDKCDIVDDDDNIADMFHKSLMGIRYLIVLDDIWEVKAWDELLLCFPSGVNGSRIMVTTRDLHVATYIQRHSDPYLLPFLEDEESWELLQKKVFQEEERCPLELLSVGPLVAKECKGMPSLIIMIAGILSRKKEDPSFWLEVAYDISSHASVEESMKMIQSSYDQLEDHLKPCLLYMGLFPKGYEIPVSDLLKWWIAEEFVENVDTLELEETSKSCLYDLVSRNLVIVSKRRANEEMKCCIVLDQVREFCLRKIKEEKFMQSIVPYNPCRHVDSDEQRLCMYIHDTMKTDYKERESFEQRQKPLEFIAHPKFGISGRKNLFPLLNNLRLIRVLHLLDIYLENSWTTAFQSLTQLRFLTIFVKAFDFKWVSHLLQLQTLRVRSSYIMISPSIWKMEKLRHVDISEFSITMEENERVNFEESSDIVLHNMKTLGMCYMSIADMTPRFWGKFPNLEELRLNIDELGDVPNNSGSTLMRSDMFPSSLKVLCLSDIFLTEEIVSKIARLQQLETLKLSEIYFTGEKHWDLSDNVFERLKVLKLHHVFMTQWCFPEKSFPVLEKLVIKSCSKLEELPLSLAYLCPELELIKVVDCSDSVGNSALKIKKEVEELWGVAERVKVYLSKKDQLFPMLLHLSVASNMKDN
- the LOC104210707 gene encoding putative late blight resistance protein homolog R1B-16 isoform X2, which gives rise to MFHKSLMGIRYLIVLDDIWEVKAWDELLLCFPSGVNGSRIMVTTRDLHVATYIQRHSDPYLLPFLEDEESWELLQKKVFQEEERCPLELLSVGPLVAKECKGMPSLIIMIAGILSRKKEDPSFWLEVAYDISSHASVEESMKMIQSSYDQLEDHLKPCLLYMGLFPKGYEIPVSDLLKWWIAEEFVENVDTLELEETSKSCLYDLVSRNLVIVSKRRANEEMKCCIVLDQVREFCLRKIKEEKFMQSIVPYNPCRHVDSDEQRLCMYIHDTMKTDYKERESFEQRQKPLEFIAHPKFGISGRKNLFPLLNNLRLIRVLHLLDIYLENSWTTAFQSLTQLRFLTIFVKAFDFKWVSHLLQLQTLRVRSSYIMISPSIWKMEKLRHVDISEFSITMEENERVNFEESSDIVLHNMKTLGMCYMSIADMTPRFWGKFPNLEELRLNIDELGDVPNNSGSTLMRSDMFPSSLKVLCLSDIFLTEEIVSKIARLQQLETLKLSEIYFTGEKHWDLSDNVFERLKVLKLHHVFMTQWCFPEKSFPVLEKLVIKSCSKLEELPLSLAYLCPELELIKVVDCSDSVGNSALKIKKEVEELWGVAERVKVYLSKKDQLFPMLLHLSVASNMKDN